GTGAACGGTGTAGGCGCCCACTTCACGGGTGGGGAATTGGGCTTCGTACCGCCCGGGGCCGGTTTGTTCCAGGGCGACGGACTGGCGTTCGCCGCGGGGGCTGATGACCAAGGCCCGCAAGGCGAGGAAGTTGCGGTAATTTCCCTGTTCGTCCACGGCTTCCACGGCAAGATGTCCCTGGCCTTTTTCGAGGGTGATGTCGGCGGTGAAATCGGCATTTTCCAGGCGGCGAAGGCTCCATTGAGCCACTTGGGACCAAAATTGGCGGTAACGCTCCCAGCCCAGCCAATCGCGGGCCCACCGGGCTTTGGCATCGGAAGTGAAGGCTACGGTGCGTCCCAGACCAAACTGCCAATGGGCCAGCAAGGGGTCGCCTTTGTCGGTGTGCAGGGGGGTTTCGGCCCGGTCCTTGGGAGTGGTGCCCACATAGCCTTGGAGGGCGGGGTATTCGGTGGCCGGTATGCCGCGGAGGATTTCACTGGCGGCCACCAGGCGGGGTTTGAACGGTTCTTCGATAATGGCGGACTTGAGGATGACGGCTGATTCCTTGATGAAGATGTCGGGTAATGCGCTGGCCTGGTTGACGGGCACTTCGTAGAAGCGGCCGCCGCCCAGGTTGGCCATGCGCAGCATGGTGTCGGGCATCACGTGCCCTCCAATCATGACCGCGCTGACGGTGATGCGTTCGTTGATGATGTTATTCATCAGTTCATCGGAGGGCGGGGCGGGGTCGCCATCGCTAAACACGATAATGTGCTTGAGGCTGGCCTTGGAGGCTTTGAGGGCGGAGTAGGCCTGCATCATCAGGTTTTGGAAGCTGGGCAAATCTCCCTGGTTCATGCCGGCGATGGCGCGACCCATTTCGCGTTTATCGCCCACTTCTTGCAAGGGGAAAAGCCAGCGTTCGGAGCCGTCCCAGAGGAGGACGCCCATTTCATCGCGGGGGCCGAGGTTATCCAGGGCGGCAAGGGCGGTCTGGCGGGCGGTTTGATTGGCCCCGGAAAATTCCATGCCGTGCATGAGGAGGACCAGCGCGCCCTTGGGCAGGACTTTCTTGCTGTCCAATTCCATGTTGACCGGCAGGATGGTCTCCAGCGGGGTGCCACGATAGCTGCCGGCGGCATAGGCCTGGTCGCCGCCGATGCACACCAGGCCCACGCCGAGGTCGCGGACGGCGCTCTCCAGCAGTCGGAGGCGGTCGAGGCCGATTTCGCCGGCGGCGATGTTGCTGAGGAAAATGGTCTCATAACTTTGCCATTCCATCAGGGAATCCGGCAAGCCATTCACGGTGGTATGGCGCACTTCAAAATCGGCGGCGAGCAGGGATTCGCGCAGGGGCTGGTCCTCCTCGGGCTTGTGGGAAGCGAGCAAAATGCGGGGGCGCCCCCGGACATGGACAAAGGCGGTGGCGCGATTGTTTTGGGGGACCTGGTCATTTTCCACTTCCAGCACCACCCGATAGCTGTAAAAGCCGGGTTGCTCGAGTTTTTGCGGAAAGGAGTAGAGGTTTTTGCCGGTTTCGAGCTGCACCGGGGCTTCCCCCAGATATTCTTCGTTGCGATAAAAGCGGAGGAGACCAGCGCGGGGGGCGTCTGCGGTGATGAAAATTTTGGCGTCGAAAGTTTGTCCCTCTTTGATGCGCGCGGGCAGGCCCAGCCGTTGCACGGCGGCATCGTGGCCGCGCTGGGTGCCCA
This is a stretch of genomic DNA from Fontisphaera persica. It encodes these proteins:
- a CDS encoding glutamine amidotransferase, whose amino-acid sequence is MAGLQWRQPVEGVNVIFLLDRSDSVPATQQDAARRYVNEAAAARQKNDRLGLVVFASEAALELTASDKWDPNQTKVLAVLNPDRTDLAAAIRLGAAAFPEHGQKRLVIASDGNENVGDALAAVMSVRPLGVTVDVIPLGTQRGHDAAVQRLGLPARIKEGQTFDAKIFITADAPRAGLLRFYRNEEYLGEAPVQLETGKNLYSFPQKLEQPGFYSYRVVLEVENDQVPQNNRATAFVHVRGRPRILLASHKPEEDQPLRESLLAADFEVRHTTVNGLPDSLMEWQSYETIFLSNIAAGEIGLDRLRLLESAVRDLGVGLVCIGGDQAYAAGSYRGTPLETILPVNMELDSKKVLPKGALVLLMHGMEFSGANQTARQTALAALDNLGPRDEMGVLLWDGSERWLFPLQEVGDKREMGRAIAGMNQGDLPSFQNLMMQAYSALKASKASLKHIIVFSDGDPAPPSDELMNNIINERITVSAVMIGGHVMPDTMLRMANLGGGRFYEVPVNQASALPDIFIKESAVILKSAIIEEPFKPRLVAASEILRGIPATEYPALQGYVGTTPKDRAETPLHTDKGDPLLAHWQFGLGRTVAFTSDAKARWARDWLGWERYRQFWSQVAQWSLRRLENADFTADITLEKGQGHLAVEAVDEQGNYRNFLALRALVISPRGERQSVALEQTGPGRYEAQFPTREVGAYTVHLMELSAGQPRGSLVLGASVNYSPEFAETAPNLPLLRRLAEYGGGKILDPRQPADNPFVHDRQRTYQPVDWYEWLLRLAIVLFVADVGVRRIQIDREEWLKATATLRRWLFFWQPQAKPTPADESLAALLARRGAVRARTTSAPATAPSPTPPATPRPELFQAKTPQAPMPATTPTRPPPPAAPPEPPDKPPTPAAPTSVTERLLEAKRRAQRKKS